AGTTGAGTTTGCGATATTTTCATTGGTTCTAAAAAATCTTTAAGCAGAATTTCTCCCGGATGTGTCGGAGGTCTATTTTTTGGGGTTCTCATATGCGTATTACTTCTTAATGATAATCCACTATTTCAACAAGAGATGGTCCTTCTGGTGTCCATGCAAAACAAACTCGATATTGGTCATTAATGCGAATACTGTAATCACCTTTTTTATCTCCTTTTAGTGCTTCTAACCTATTGCCTGGTGGCACTTTCATATCATCTAAACAAAAAGCTGCATTCAGTTGGTCTAATTTTCTCTGTGTAACTTCCCAAAGATTAGTGGAACACTTCTTTCTAGCATCTTTTGAGTCCTTACCATCGAAAA
This genomic interval from Nodularia sp. LEGE 06071 contains the following:
- a CDS encoding type II toxin-antitoxin system RelE/ParE family toxin, with the translated sequence MIVSFKDKGTEDIFDGKDSKDARKKCSTNLWEVTQRKLDQLNAAFCLDDMKVPPGNRLEALKGDKKGDYSIRINDQYRVCFAWTPEGPSLVEIVDYH